In the Leptospira terpstrae serovar Hualin str. LT 11-33 = ATCC 700639 genome, CGCTCTTTTTTCTCGACAACCCCTTGCGGAAGGAGTGCCAAGTGAGAAACTTTTGCGGATACAAATAACATCGCAGAAGCATTTTTACATGCTGCTACGCAAGCACCGCATCCGATACAAGTAGCCGCATCCATTGCAAGGTCAGCATCCACTTTGGGAATGGGCAGTGCGTTTCCGTCTGGTGCTCCACCAGTGTTGATGGATACGTATCCACCCGCTTGGATAATACGATCAAAAGCCGAACGGTCAACAATTAGGTCTTTTGCGACAGGGAAAGCTTTCGCTCTCCATGGTTCGATATAAACAGTGTCACCGTCTTTGAACTTACGCATATGCAATTGGCAAGTGGTTGTTCCTTTTTCTGGACCATGAGGAACCCCGTTGATTACCATAGAACAAGCCCCACAAATCCCCTCGCGACAGTCATGGTCAAAAGCGATCGGGTCATCGCCTTTTTTGATTAAGTCGTCGTTGACAACATCCAACATCTCAAGGAAAGACATGTGTTCGCTGATGTTGTTTGCTTCATAACTAACCATACGACCTTTATCGTTTTTATCTTTTTGTCGCCAAACTTTAAGGTGTAACTTCATAGAATCCATTATTTGTAGCTCCTTACGGCCAGGTGGATGTTTTCATACTCGAGTTTTTCGCGGTGTTCTTCAGGAGCCTTTCCTTCTCCCTTATATTCCCAAGCTGTTACGTGGCAGAATTTTTCATCGTTACGTTTTGCTTCTCCATCTTCTGTTTGGTGTTCCTCACGGAAGTGACCTCCACAAGATTCTTCTCGTTTGAGTGCATCTAAACAAAGTAGCTCACCAAACTCTAAATAGTCGGCAACGCGACCCGCTTTTTCCAATTCTTGGTTGAGTTCAGATCCAGATCCGGCAACTTTTACGTTTTTCCAGAATTCATCCCGAAGTTCAGGAATTCTTTGGAGAGCGTCTTTTAGGCCTTTTTCGTTACGAGCCATTCCGCACTGATCCCACATGATTTTACCGAGTGCTCTGTGGAAATCGTCAGGTGTTTTTTTACCGTTGATTGCTAGGAGTTTATTTGTCATCTCACGAACACGGGCTTCTGCTTCTTTGAATTCCGGTCTGTCAGTAGAGATATTTTTATGACCTTCTCTTGCAAAATAATCACCAATGGTATAAGGAATTACAAAGTAACCATCCGCAAGTCCTTGCATAAGGGCAGATGCTCCAAGTCGGTTGGCACCATGGTCGGAGAAGTTTGCTTCCCCAAGAACATGTAGACCCGGAACATTTGACATAAGGTTGTAATCCACCCAAAGCCCACCCATTGTATAGTGAACCGCAGGGTAAATACGCATTGGAACTTTGTATGGGTTTTCCCCAGTAATGCGTTCATACATCTGGAAGAGGTTGTCGTAACGGTCAGCTACGACTGGTTCCCCTAATCTTTTGATGGAATCAGAAAAATCCAAATACACACCAAGACGTTTGTCTCCAACTTTGGGACCCACACCAAGACCATTATCACAAGCTTCTTTTGCAGAACGAGAAGAGATGTCTCGAGGTGCTAAGTTCCCGTAAGAAGGATATTTTCTCTCAAGATAATAGTCTCTTTCCTCTTCTGGAATTTCGTGTGGTGCACGAAGGTCATCCTTTTTCTTTGGAACCCAAACCCGTCCGTCGTTACGGAGAGATTCTGACATAAGAGTTAATTTTGATTGGTAATCGCCTGCTTGGGGAATACAAGTCGGGTGGATTTGCGTATAACAAGGGTTTGCAAATCCAGCACCTTTTTTGTAAGCTCTGTAAGTTGCCGTTACGTTAGAACCTTTTGCGTTGGTCGATAGGTAAAATACGTTTCCGTATCCACCAGAGGCAAGGATCACTGCGTCGCCCGCATGAGAAGAAATCTCACCGGTAACTAAATCGCGAACCACGATTCCTTTGGCATGACCATCAATGAGAACTAGTTCCAACATCTCTGTTCTTGGGTACATTTTTACCGCACCACGAGAAATTTGTTTTTCTAGTGCAGAATAGGCACCGAGTAACAACTGTTGCCCAGTTTGACCTTTGGCATAAAAAGTACGAGAAACTTGAGCTCCACCGAAAGAGCGGTTAGAAAGAGTTCCACCATACTCACGAGCAAAAGGAACACCTTGCGCAACACACTGGTCGATGATGTTCGTGGATTCATGAGCCAAACGATAGACGTTTGCTTCTCTTGCACGAAAATCACCACCTTTTACAGTGTCGTAGAACAATCGGTAAACAGAGTCACCGTCATTTTGGTAATTCTTTGCTGCATTGATACCACCTTGGGCAGCAATGGAGTGAGCACGCCTAGGACTGTCTTGGAAACAAAAAACAGATACTTGGTAACCAAGTTCTGATAGTGTTGCAGCAGCAGAAGCACCGGCAAGACCAGTTCCCACAATGATGACTTTATACTTACGTTTGTTTGCCGGGTTTACAAGTTTGATGTCTTGTTTATGTTTGTCCCATTTCTGTTCTAAAGGACCCGACGGAATTTTTGCATCTAATTTCATAACTTCTCCTAAAAACCCTTAACGGACATACCCGAGTAAAATCGAGATCGGCATGGAACAATTTCCCAAGAAAATGATAAGACCAAGTCCTGTGGATAGTTTCTGAATGGTGGGGTTGTGTTTTGGTGCAAGGATTCCCAATGTCTGAAACATTGATCCTAAAGCATGAGAAAAATGAAGAGCAAGGAAAACCATAAAAACGATATAGGATCCTGCAATGATTGGATTTTGAAATCCAAGGATGACCATTGCATACACATCATGAACCACATCGCCATTTTTGAGAATGTATTCGTGTGAGTAATGGTCTGGGTTAGTGAATCCTAAAGTAAAATGTGCAAGGTGGTACACAAGAAACGTAAGAAGAAGGAGTCCACTATAAGCCATGGTGCGCGAAGCAACAGAGGCTTGGATGGTTGATCCTTTTGCATAGGAAACAGGTCTTGCCGTTGTATTCTCAAATTTTAGGCGAATGGCTGTGAAGACATGTCCAAAAAAGGCCACGATCAAACCAATTCTTGCCACCCATAATAGGGGACCTAAATCCTTAAGAAACTTTGCGTAGGTGTTTAATTTTTCTGGTCCTTGGAAAACTTGTAAGTTTCCGACCATATGAACGATCACGAATCCAAACCAGATAAATCCAGTTATGGCCATTATGATCTTCTTTCCAATTGAGGACCGAAAGAAGTCTAGACTCAACGTCATTGAAAAGCTCCTGTAGAGTATAGGTGTAAATTTTTTCTCTTACGTCCAGTTTTAGACGGATTCCACTTCCCGTAAATTCATAAATCTGACCATAGATAAACTTACGAAATTGAGTTTGTTTCTCAATAGAAACAGGAAAGGATAGAAGCCACGAAAAGGAGTTGAGTCCGAGTCTGAAGCCCTCCATAGTTGCTAAATCTTGCAAAGAATTCGCAAAAGGAATATCCGAGGTCTATGGGGATGGAGTAGGGTTCCGGTTTTGGTTCTTTTTTGGATTCCCTTCCTTCTCTGTTCAAAACCAAGTGAAAATTTTCCGGAAAGTCGTAAGGCCTATTTAAAGGAAGTGGGATTGCCCATTCTGGTTACAATCCGTCCCCGCCATAAAATCAATGCGAAGGAATTGCAACTTTACATAAAAACAGAAAACCTAACGAATATTAGCATATCGAAATTTCAAATTCTGTTTTTTGCCGTAGACCAACAAAAACAAATTTTAATTCCTGAAGAGAAAAAGACTCCAGAACTAATTTGTTCGATCGACAAAACGATCCAACCAAATGTCATCATCAAATGCCATGTAGGTCCTTTTGTGTATGCGAATCTTTGGTCCTCCATTCAAATCCAATCCATTTCCTTTACTACTGAAGACCAAATTCGACACGTGATCAGTGAATCAGACTTAGACGACGTGACTGTTTGGTTATGAATTTAGGCAATCTTTTTCAGACTATTATTTTCTGAGACAATCAAAGAAAACAATTTAGAATCATTCCATTCGGGTTGACATCTTTTGCTTACATTTTAAAATCTCCAGACATTTATGTTTTCTAAATTAAAACAAGACATTCCTTCAGGCCTTGTCGTATTCTTAGTCGCTCTTCCTTTATGTTTGGGAGTGGCGTTGGCCAGTGGTGCTCCATTATTATCCGGTGTGATCTCTGGAGTGATTGGAGGCATTGTTGTTGGAATCCTTAGTCATTCCAATACTAGTGTCAGTGGACCCGCAGCAGGCCTTGTCACTTTGGTGTTAGCTGCCATTGCAGGTCTTGGTGATTATCGCACCTTTCTTCTTGCTGTTTTATTAGCAGGTTGTATTCAAATTTTGATTGGACTTTTACGCGGTGGGTTTATTGCAAACTATATCCCATCTAACGTGATCCAAGGATTACTCGCATCCATAGGAATCATCCTCATCTTAAAACAAATTCCGCATGCTGTTGGGTTTGATGTGGATCCAGAAGAAGATTTTATTTTCTTCCAAAAAGATGGTGAAAATACATTTTCTGAACTATTGAATCTATTCAAATACTTCTCTTGGGGAGCAGTGTGGATTGCAGTCTCGTCTTTAGCTTTGCTAGTTGGTTATGACAAAACCAAATGGAAACTTTTGAAATTTTTACCTTCTCCAGTCCTTGTGATTCTTTTGGGAATCTTTCTGAATGGCCTATTTCAAAACTATATACCTGAGTGGTATCTTTCTCAAAAACATTTAGTTTCCATCCCCAATATCAAAAATTGGGAATCGGTGTTTTTCTTTCCCAATTTTTCGGCGATCACAGAAACTAAGGTTTGGTATTTTGCCATCACGATTGCTGCCTTTGCTACCTTGGAAACCCTCCTAAATCTGGATGCCGTAGAAAGGATTGATCCGCACAAACGACTTGCTTCCCCTAACAGGGAACTAGTGGCCCAAGGGATAGGAAACTCTCTTTCTGGTTTGATTGGAGGTCTTCCCATTACCTCTGTCATTGTTCGAAGTTCTGTAAATATATATGCAGGTGCAGAATCTAAATTTTCCACAATCTTTCACGGAATTTTACTTTCCCTTAGTGTTCTTTTTTTTGGATCCTTCTTAAATTTAATTCCCTTATCTTCTTTAGCTGTGATTTTGATTGTCACTGGTTTTAAACTCACAAACTTAAACCTCTACCTAACCATTTATAAAAAAGGGATTTACCAATTCCTACCTTTCATCGCAACTATCTTCGCCATTATATTTACCGACCTTTTAACAGGTGTATTAATTGGTCTTTCGATCAGTTTTATTTTTATCCTAAAAAATAATTACAAAAATCCATTCTCCGTTGAAACGGAAACCTTAAATATTGGAGAAACTGTCCGAATCGAATTGCCAAATCAGGTTTCTTTTTTAAACAAAGCTTCTATCAAGGACACACTATGGGCAATTCCTGAAAATTCAAAACTCATCGTGGATGCATCCAATTGTAATTTCATTGACCATGATATCTTGGAAGTCTTGGAAGAATTCAAAACAGTAATTTCTGTTGAAAAAAAAATCCAATTGAATTTGATCGGACTGAAAGACTCATATGAACTCAGTGATCAGGTTCAGTTTGTAAATATTTTAGATAAGGAAGCTCAACAAAAACTGACTCCAGACGAAATCTTGGATTTCCTAAAACGAGGAAATGAACGGTTTGTCAAAGGGAAATGGTCGGAAAAATATTTCAAACACCAAGTCAATGCAACGGCTTTTGGTCAAAATCCCATTGCGGTAGTTCTATCTTGTATTGATTCAAGGACAAGTCCTGAAATCATTTTTGATGCAGGTCTTGGAGATATCATCTCAATACGTATTGCGGGAAATATTGTGAATGAAGAAATCCTTGGTAGTTTGGAGTTGTCTTGTGCAAAAATTGGAACAAAACTAATCGTTGTTTTAGGACATTCCAATTGTGGTGCAGTATCGAGTGCACTGTATGCACTTCGGGAAGGAAATATTGCTAGCATTACTAACAAAATTCAAAAAGCAATCGATGAATCTGAAAAAATCATCCATCCCATCCAAAAAGAAAATGAACATATTTTCAATCATGTTGTAAAAGCAAATGTGAAAAATTCTATCCAAGAGATACTATCGCACAGTCCCTTTCTTTCAGAAAAAGTAGGCTCAGAAGAAATTAAAATTGTCTCTGGTT is a window encoding:
- a CDS encoding SulP family inorganic anion transporter encodes the protein MFSKLKQDIPSGLVVFLVALPLCLGVALASGAPLLSGVISGVIGGIVVGILSHSNTSVSGPAAGLVTLVLAAIAGLGDYRTFLLAVLLAGCIQILIGLLRGGFIANYIPSNVIQGLLASIGIILILKQIPHAVGFDVDPEEDFIFFQKDGENTFSELLNLFKYFSWGAVWIAVSSLALLVGYDKTKWKLLKFLPSPVLVILLGIFLNGLFQNYIPEWYLSQKHLVSIPNIKNWESVFFFPNFSAITETKVWYFAITIAAFATLETLLNLDAVERIDPHKRLASPNRELVAQGIGNSLSGLIGGLPITSVIVRSSVNIYAGAESKFSTIFHGILLSLSVLFFGSFLNLIPLSSLAVILIVTGFKLTNLNLYLTIYKKGIYQFLPFIATIFAIIFTDLLTGVLIGLSISFIFILKNNYKNPFSVETETLNIGETVRIELPNQVSFLNKASIKDTLWAIPENSKLIVDASNCNFIDHDILEVLEEFKTVISVEKKIQLNLIGLKDSYELSDQVQFVNILDKEAQQKLTPDEILDFLKRGNERFVKGKWSEKYFKHQVNATAFGQNPIAVVLSCIDSRTSPEIIFDAGLGDIISIRIAGNIVNEEILGSLELSCAKIGTKLIVVLGHSNCGAVSSALYALREGNIASITNKIQKAIDESEKIIHPIQKENEHIFNHVVKANVKNSIQEILSHSPFLSEKVGSEEIKIVSGFYDTSSGEVQFFESV
- a CDS encoding succinate dehydrogenase cytochrome b subunit, whose translation is MTLSLDFFRSSIGKKIIMAITGFIWFGFVIVHMVGNLQVFQGPEKLNTYAKFLKDLGPLLWVARIGLIVAFFGHVFTAIRLKFENTTARPVSYAKGSTIQASVASRTMAYSGLLLLTFLVYHLAHFTLGFTNPDHYSHEYILKNGDVVHDVYAMVILGFQNPIIAGSYIVFMVFLALHFSHALGSMFQTLGILAPKHNPTIQKLSTGLGLIIFLGNCSMPISILLGYVR
- a CDS encoding fumarate reductase/succinate dehydrogenase flavoprotein subunit, with product MKLDAKIPSGPLEQKWDKHKQDIKLVNPANKRKYKVIIVGTGLAGASAAATLSELGYQVSVFCFQDSPRRAHSIAAQGGINAAKNYQNDGDSVYRLFYDTVKGGDFRAREANVYRLAHESTNIIDQCVAQGVPFAREYGGTLSNRSFGGAQVSRTFYAKGQTGQQLLLGAYSALEKQISRGAVKMYPRTEMLELVLIDGHAKGIVVRDLVTGEISSHAGDAVILASGGYGNVFYLSTNAKGSNVTATYRAYKKGAGFANPCYTQIHPTCIPQAGDYQSKLTLMSESLRNDGRVWVPKKKDDLRAPHEIPEEERDYYLERKYPSYGNLAPRDISSRSAKEACDNGLGVGPKVGDKRLGVYLDFSDSIKRLGEPVVADRYDNLFQMYERITGENPYKVPMRIYPAVHYTMGGLWVDYNLMSNVPGLHVLGEANFSDHGANRLGASALMQGLADGYFVIPYTIGDYFAREGHKNISTDRPEFKEAEARVREMTNKLLAINGKKTPDDFHRALGKIMWDQCGMARNEKGLKDALQRIPELRDEFWKNVKVAGSGSELNQELEKAGRVADYLEFGELLCLDALKREESCGGHFREEHQTEDGEAKRNDEKFCHVTAWEYKGEGKAPEEHREKLEYENIHLAVRSYK
- a CDS encoding succinate dehydrogenase/fumarate reductase iron-sulfur subunit, translated to MKLHLKVWRQKDKNDKGRMVSYEANNISEHMSFLEMLDVVNDDLIKKGDDPIAFDHDCREGICGACSMVINGVPHGPEKGTTTCQLHMRKFKDGDTVYIEPWRAKAFPVAKDLIVDRSAFDRIIQAGGYVSINTGGAPDGNALPIPKVDADLAMDAATCIGCGACVAACKNASAMLFVSAKVSHLALLPQGVVEKKERVRKMVKAMDKEGFGNCTNQYECEAACPKEISVNFITRLNREYISS